A DNA window from Alligator mississippiensis isolate rAllMis1 chromosome 11, rAllMis1, whole genome shotgun sequence contains the following coding sequences:
- the LOC106738091 gene encoding uncharacterized protein LOC106738091 — MAPSTSEYENFENAILKGISLLVSYLSSLKSGMKDLEEIKKQISSAHEQVIDAKKKAETQESELESQIGKLNIEKQHMEHKKKKMEMEHEKLSKVLEQYKKDEEQETEDKIKCEEDLEDAKETKKEKEKHRTMLKLLYLMFLLLYIVFVSMENFPIPFKEIVEKLHSLTVSIIGLIWYFLNGIENKVLVSREEIFQCKITIRALKKAVSELEKKKKKTEEKLEEIKREIVNASDMSEQEKPIDMLEKKNRTEKYKKYLQMLAERLKVCSAMVEYESKENLSIIWTKPLPWVQEADEEICSSQVRQNIRDQIKKLKDVLTSK; from the exons ATGGCTCCCTCAACCTCAGAATATGAAAACTTTGAAAATGCCATCTTGAAAGGAATCAGTTTGCTGGTTTCATATCTATCCTCTCTCAAGTCAGGCATGAAGGACCTTGAGGAGATAAAAAAACAGATCTCCTCTGCCCATGAGCAAGTTATAGATGCAAAGAAGAAGGCAGAAACCCAAGAAAGTGAACTCGAATCCCAAATTGGAAAATTGAACATTGAAAAGCAACACATGgagcataaaaagaaaaaaatggaaatggagcatGAAAAGTTAAGCAAAGTACTGGAACAGTATAAGAAGGATGAAGAACAGGAAACAGAAGATAAGATCAAATGTGAGGAAGATCTGGAAGATGCTAAGGAGacaaaaaaggagaaggaaaagcatCGTACAATGCTAAAACTCCTCTACCTCATGTTCCTCCTTCTATACATTGTCTTTG TGTCGATGGAAAATTTCCCAATACCCTTCAAAGAAATTGTTGAGAAACTGCATTCATTAACTGTATCTATCATAGGATTGATTTGGTATTTTCTGAATGGTATAGAGAACAAGGTGCTGGTGTCTCGTGAAGAAATTTTCCAGTGCAAAATCACAATCCGTGCCTTGAAAAAGGCAGTTTCTGaattggagaaaaagaaaaaaaaaactgaagagAAGCTTGAGGAGATCAAAAGGGAAATCGTCAATGCCTCTGATATGTCAGAACAGGAAAAGCCGATAGATATGCTGGAGAAAAAGAACAGGACAGAGAAGTATAAAAAATACCTGCAGATGCTGGCTGAGAGACTCAAAGTTTGCAGTGCAATGGTTGAATATGAATCAAAAGAAAATTTGAGCATAATTTGGACGAAGCCATTACCATGGGTGCAAGAGGCTGATGAGGAAATTTGCAGTTCCCAAGTTAGACAGAACATAAGGGACCAGATCAAGAAGCTAAAAGATGTTTTAACAAGTAAATAA